The genomic stretch AGGTTACCAATCTGACTTGGGATTGCATCAGTGAGATTGTTGTGTTCTAATGACATGTCCATAACATTATACAAGTTACACAAGGAAATGGGCATCTGTCTTGAGAATTGGTTGTTTGAAAGGTCCAAAAGGGTCAAGCTTTGGAGCTGTCCTACCAAATCAGGGATACTTCCAGAGAGAAGGTTATGGCTCAGATCAAGGGATTGCAATGTATGGAGGTTTCTGAAAGTGGGTGGGATTGCAAAGGCATAGAGGAGATTCTTCCCTATTACTTGAATCAATGGTCTGTAAGCTGGACCGCGGGTACTAAATAAATAGACTACTATCTTCGCTAGCTTCCATAAATATTTTCCTCAGTTGCaggtcatctggtataaagagcTTATCCTTCTCTACTAACCAAATTCCAGCCATGGAAAGGTAAATCACCCTAGCCCCAAAGTAAATCGAAACTCGTTTACATGCTTGTTTAGGTCTACCTTGCAACTAGAAGGAATTGATGATCTGTTATAGTATCAAACAACTGAATCTTATAATTATATCATGCTTACCTTGGAATCTGAGTTTCCACCATCTTATTCCAAGTTAAAATTGTACTCTCACAAGatccatttttcttatttttatgggCTGGTGGCGGGTTGCTCGCTAATTTGGCAAGCCCACGCTAGGGCCAAATGACTGTGGGGCCCTCTAACACGTATGAGGGCCCATTTGATAACCCTTTTAAGCTTTTCCAAACCCtatttctcccatttctccccCAAATACGGATTTTCTCAAATATCCCTCCCTCACTTGCACACCTAAAACCCATCTTCCCTAAAAGCCATCCTACCTTAACCCATACTTTCTTCTTAAACCACCACCTACCAAGGAAGAAGGATGAGCCTCCTTGTAACCCTCTCTTCCTTGGGAGAAGATCGAAGGGAAAACATTGCGAGCAAGAGAGGCCAAGTCGTGATAGAAGGTTGACAAGGTACAACAATGATCATGGGGGACTTATCATCGAGAAGAGGTTGAAGAGAGATTTTAACCCTTTAGCTTCCCCCAAGCGAGTCTTGTTGGCTGACATTGAACATGGGAGATTCAAGCATCGAAAGGTCGTGTTTGAGGCAAAGGTGGATAAGAAAATCTTTGGCACGTATGATTTGCTTGACCGCCTCCTAGACAATGGTTGAGGACCGATGTTTGAAGCAAAGCAGCGGGCAAGTGAGAATGTAGTGCGAGCATTCTATGCACAAATTCGAGATGCCATGTATAAACTTCTTGGATTTGACTTTAGCCTTCGCAGACAAATGACCCACGTTAATGTGAACTCCATCGCTACCCTACTCGGTATGGAGCTCGGCAATGTGCACATTAAGGAAGGTAGCCTAAGGGATAAGGGGGCACGGGATGAGCGTGCACGCGAGTTATGCGGCAAACTCATCAAATGGAGAAGGGGTAGCagcatcaaatccatgaaatTGACACATGACTACCGCCTACTCCactacatatgcacgtataacgtgtaccTGAGATCCAGCAACCGTTCTGAGTGTTCTTGGTTTATGGTAGAATTCCTCTactaggtggggcaaggagaaaAGGTGTGTATCCCTACTCTTGTGCTGAGACAATTGTTTCAACGGATAAAATCTGTCATTTAATTTGTGACGAATAAGGTCCGTCGCCTAATagcgacggataaaatccgtcgtaaaaaataaaaatccgtcGGCAGTATTCTactaaaaatattagcgacggataaggtccgtcgcgaatatgagtaagcgacggacctcatCCGTCATTGATTTTGCAacggtcagaaattagcgacggttttggtccgtcactaaaatatctgtaaattattattattattattattattagtaaccgtcactaaaatatctgtaaattattattattattattattattagtcttgcacctgatagtcattcaaaaaacaattcacactattgtttgataagaatcctattcacaaatttggtaacaattcaattcaataaaagaggaaatggcCCAAGTGGCCCACCCTAAACTAGGAcccatacaaaagaaattacccggaacttcaactgttggctatgccttgccttgaatTGGCTACTTAGTATCTTCTCTTGTTCgaccttcttttgagcccttcctacatatattacaaacaaccagattcaatccaagaaaagactagtttagtcaacccttcatataCTACAAATAACCCGCTCAAATCCATGAAGTGAatagtttaatcaactgaaaccaattaacaaaataaaagattagaattcttcctagccattagaggttcaggtAAGAGCATTTCTTAACTTCATAGCATTCACCGGGAGAGCACAATACAGTTTGAAAAGATCTTTAGATGTTTGAATCAATACACAACAGCGCAATGCAATCTACATTTAATGCACTAGTGTCTAACAAAATGACCAAATGAAAGTGTAGGAACTGCGAAATTCCTATTTCCCAACAAGATACACCTTCACAATGAGAAGATCACAACTTGTCAGTGCTTGTAACTGCTTTCATTTATGAAACTGCATCTCTATTACCATTTGGTCCATGAAACCAGACCCAAAAAACATATCTTTGAttcccccatccatccattcaaccaTCATACAGTTATATACATATGCAGGGATGGACTTGTTTCAGACCATTCATCCAATGCACTCTACCATTATTTGGCcacaaaccaaaaaataaaaataaaaattgccttTTCTGGACAATCCTACCCATTCTAGACCGTCTTATCAATGAACTTTTCATTCAAGATGAGCCATTGCTAGCCTGTCTTTAGTGTCCATTTATACAAAACTGGTTAAACAGGATTTTCCAACCACTGATCTTCTTTTTTTAGCGGTCCATTCCCAATTGGACTTGCTGTACATATGGTTAGGATATCATCTgcatatatgatgcatatggttaaGAAATAAAACTTTAGAGTGAGAATGGATCTGATTGAATAAAATATCAGAACAATAGAAAACAGATACGTTGGAATTATGCTTCAAGAAGGGCTCCTTTCTTGGATGCCTAATTAGAACATAGTTCTAAACTCTGTGATTCAACTGAAACACCACTCAGTGAGACACCAAGCCAAGAGAAACTCGCTTACGATTGTGACTCGGTCCAGGACGACAAGGCTCATACCCAAATGCTCATACCCAACCGGTTGGAAAATATTGAAAAGTTACCGTCTGTATGTTTTTATGTCTGTACATATGTACATACATATTTatgtatggttggatgataggCTACTATCTGCCAGCGGATATAACTTTCAAGATGCATTTGTGTGcaacatccaacctgtctaaTTGGTTAACCCCACTTTGAGGACCACCTTGTGTAAaattcagccccatccactcatcaggtagacaacacttactattttgttatttatcagcaGATATACTGGAGGTTATCTGCTGGGTGGACAACAACGTATCGGCAAAGAGCAATTCTAGTGTAAatctatatatgtatgtatggagttttgctaagcccacacgtgtcTACAAGTCAGCGAATGCACCACCCACTGTATATGCTAGTATGGTTGGCCAGtgaaacatccaagccatccactaggTGGAGTTCACCGTGTAGAGCCCAAAGATAAAGGTGGCCCATTCAGTTGGTGTGCCATGATAGTAGAAATAAGCCAAACGGATTAGAAAACTTTGGCTAAATTTTTTTTTCACAACCGTACATTCGTTCAgttgattgtggcccacctgactagtggactgacctgattcttgggatagggaatctcatgatgatggatggcttggacatTCCACTTGTTCGTCTTGCTAGAATATgtggtggcatgtgcattagctgacttgaacatgcatgtgggcttagcaaagctctttatGCATCAGCCAGGGGCAATTTTTCCCATGCAAATAGTTTTCAGAGGATCATGAACTTTGGATTTTCAAGGAACATGGGGAGGAATTTGAAACAAATGTAACATGTATTTAGGTAATTTGGAGGCATACGCGTGTGTAGCAACCAACGTTTCAGATTGTACCTGTCAGCCCCATCAACAGTGTGGAGTTTACCTCCACTGGGAATAGGGGCATTTTTGCTGTTTTAAAATGTTGCTGCAATATGCGAGTAGCTTGTTAGCAGTCTTAATTGTGTAGTGTGGAATTATGTTTGGCATGTGAGTCAGTATCAATGTGAACCTTTGCCATTTCCGGTTCCAAGACCTTGGTAAAGAGGAAGGTGAATGTCTAGTTGGCAGCCAATCATAATTTCTTTTTGCCAATCTACCActtaaagccaaccccaaatcaATGGAAGAAAGGCTCAGATGATGATTGTATAACAGGAATTTGGAAACCAGGAATTGAAGTTTGGATCAtgggtttttatatatatataatgaaaatgttatttttttttcttttcaaccaatggttttcattttttttaatagttctaAATCCTTAAAAAAGAACTGTAATTTGCAGATGAACTACATTCTGTTCGTGAAatagaagagaaaggaaagaagagacaTACCTTCTCTGAAATTTGTGGTTATCTCTGCATTTTTCTGTTTGGTTTGTTGTGGCTTTCAGTTGTTCTAGATCCGACATAGCTTCAATGGCGGAACACCGAAATGGCAATGCAAAACCTTCTGACAAAAATGTTGTTGGGGCACCCAGTGCTTACATGATCAATCTTGATAACTTCTAGAAGCGGCTGAAAGTGTTCTACTCTCATTGGAAGGAACACAAAACTGAGTTCTGGGGTGCTTCTGATGTGCTTGTAATTGCTAGTCCCCCAGCGTCTGATGATCTACGTTATCTGAAATCTTCAGCGTTGAACGTCTGGTTGCTCGGATATGAGTTCCCAGAAACAATCATGGTCTTCATGGAGAAACAGATTCATTTCTTGTGTACTCAGAAGAAGGCTTCTTTGTTAGGAACCCTGAAGAAATCTGCTAGGGAGGCTGTCAACCTTGAGATCATGATACACATCAAGGCAAAGAGTGATGATGGGAGTGCTTTAATGGATGAGATATTCCAGGCTGTCCACTCTCTGTCTGATAGTCCAATTGTCGGATACATTGCAAGAGAGGCCCCTGAGGGGAGGATTTTAGAGACCTGGGCTGAGAAGTTGAAGTCCTCCACATTCCAGCTAAGTGATATAACAAATGGATTTTCCAAATGGCTAACCACAGATATAACTTCATATCATTTTACATACAATAAAAAATGAAGAGGAACAATAACCATGATATATGGCCAAGCTTACTTGTTTATAATTGTGGCAAAGAGTGACAAAACTTCAGACTCCCTGGCATCAGGTAAATTTCTAGCATAGTCCCCGAGAACAGGGTCCATCATTGGTGGCACAAACTGTTTTCCAATTTGCGGTTGATCTTCAGCCTTGTCCACAAATGTTTCAATTAGCTTGAGAGTCTCCCGCTTAACCGATCTGTTTAGACATAAATCTTATTTAGTACTGCCAGAATAATACATTTATCATTCCTTAAAAGGATGTATGCACATTATAGAAGCGTAAAGATTGTGTATGCACAGTGTGCACCGAGAATTGATGCACAATATCTCTCACAGAGTCACAATCAAATATTAGTGGGCGGGAATCTCGGCATAGGCgtctgaaaatttgaattttgaaatgctTTCTAGTTTCCATCCATCCTTCAATGGTGGAAGATAACGTGTAGAATTCTCAGTGCTCACTGTGCACATTGAAGTTGTCccagaaaaaaaataattccCAAACATTGATCTTACCGCAGAAGTTTTACATATGATGTTTTAGAGCCAAAGGGCCCTCCTTCTGCTAATTTCTTTGATATAAGCTCGCTGTACATTCTGTTTCAAGCATTAGTCATGAAAATATGCGCATTATTAGTATTTCTCAAAAACAAATATACACATTATTAAGAACTAGAGCATCTACAAACCCATGGAACCAAACAAGTGTCATAAGATTCTCTTCACACCAATAACATACCTGTACACATTAAGCATGTCCAGAAAGATCAATGATATTTGTGATAAGAAGTACGTTCCAAGCGCACTGGCTACGCTGGTGTTAGTCTGCCAAGTAGAGACACTTCATTTTACTCATGTATGATAATCACAAGTCACAAGGTATAAGATACAATAGCCATACACATGACAATAAAAGGCAATAAAATTGCTAGATCCGCAACAGTGCAACCAACCAAAAGTTATTTTGCAGCAATAAAGCAACTAGTAAGAAAGGAACTATAACAGCTTGATTTATAGGAACTGGTGGGTATGACAAATGCAACACGTGGAGGGAGAGGGTGTGGGCTACACGCATACACACAGCGAGATAGTCGGTGTGGGCTACACGCATACACACAGCGTCACTTATTGCTATCATTGTCTTATCCTATAACTTATTAGGGTGGGCTATTATCCTGCtcgctttaaaaataaaaataaaaataatctgaGATTGGCTAATAAAATGAGAAAGTGTCATGTGTAACCATGCTTAATACCTGCAATATGTTGAGCACGGTTTTGATCACATCTGGATTTGTTAGAAAATCAACATTTTGGCGTGCCTGTCCAATAATTTCAATCCATTTCTGCAGCACAATAAAAAGCGATAAGCAGCTAGCCATTAGGAAGCATGGTACTAACGATGTTAGtggaaaaaattgaaaagaaaaatgttTAAGCAGATGGATTTTTAAGAAGCGGAAAAACCCTGTCACTTGATGTGGACAACAAAAGAAGCAAGATTGTTCTGATCCATTTTTTTGTGTGTGCAGCAAAAAGGAAGATTAACATACCTGGAAACCTCTTATAATTATTTTAGAATTGATGGGGTGTTTTATAGTCTTGTAATTGCAGACTCTTAATTGTCCATAGCACAAAGATCACACGAATtagaatataaaaataataataataattatcaaGAGGAAACAAATGAGTTGAATAGCAGTTTGTCATTGTTATAATAGTGGATCCAAAGAGAGTTTATTGGCAATCTTTTGGAAGCattctttcatcatcatcatctaagccttactccaattaattggggtcggctacatgaatccacCTTTCCCCTCTACCAAGGGCCATACcctcagttagaccataggacATCAAGTGTTTTGGAAGCATTCATGACAGTCCATATTACTAATTTAATTCCTTCGTCGTCACCTAACGGTTTGGAAAAGGAGTTTGACTAGTTTTGATTGTCACAAACTAAACAATGTGAAATAAGAGTATGAGATAAAATCTATAAACAAACCGGGAAGAGTACATTGATGGATCAAATGCCAGTGATCACATTTCTATTACTTAAAGATAAATATTCTAATTTAAGGTTTATAGAAAGTAGTTTGGATTAGCGTCATAGTTTGAGGTTACTCGGCCTCAGCACATCATTGCCAGCTCGCTACCAACACATTGGATGCCATCTCTGGCGTTATCTAGGGTAATGAGTATGTTTATTGAGATCCACAATATCCTGTTCTTCTTCAGATCTTGGATGGCCGTTGCCCTTAATAGAGGTTTATGCATTAGATATGCACAAAAAAAACAGACTAAGGGCATGGACAAGGAGACTGGCTGAGATTGTTACCCTTTATAGGTTATAGACTTATCGGAGACAATAATCCTTATGGGAAACCATGGGCAG from Magnolia sinica isolate HGM2019 chromosome 17, MsV1, whole genome shotgun sequence encodes the following:
- the LOC131230505 gene encoding protein EXPORTIN 1A-like → MASCLSLFIVLQKWIEIIGQARQNVDFLTNPDVIKTVLNILQTNTSVASALGTYFLSQISLIFLDMLNVYRMYSELISKKLAEGGPFGSKTSYVKLLRSVKRETLKLIETFVDKAEDQPQIGKQFVPPMMDPVLGDYARNLPDARESEVLSLFATIINK